In one window of Natator depressus isolate rNatDep1 chromosome 12, rNatDep2.hap1, whole genome shotgun sequence DNA:
- the ZNF319 gene encoding zinc finger protein 319: MSESWQQQQPQPQQQQHHAGTAALPEHSIPSSTAENPLGCAVYGILLQPDPNPQHHQHPPIQAGEPSHKCGVCGHDLTHLSNPHEHQCLPGHDRSFQCTQCLKIFHQATDLLEHQCIQVEQKPFVCGVCKMGFSLLTSLAQHHNVHNGSAVKCSICEKTYKPPEAEPSQALDSLEKPYSCSICQKTFKHLSELSRHERIHTGEKPYKCTLCDKSFSQSSHLVHHKRTHSSERPYKCTVCEKTFKHRSHLVRHMYAHSGEHLFKCSVCELHFKESSELLHHPCTPSGERPFRCGECHKSFKRPSDLRQHERTHSEERPFKCDLCQMSFKQQYALMRHRRTHKAEEPFKCNLCEKGFVQPSHLVYHQHVHGIENLFKCNVCQKGFNQSSELLRHKCVQNAERPFKCTVCNKSYKRASALQKHQLSHCAEKPLKCTLCERRFFSSSEFVQHRCDPVREKPLKCPDCEKRFKYASDLQRHRRVHTGEKPYKCPSCEKAFKQREHLNKHHGVHAREQQYKCMWCGERFLDLGLLQEHSVQHTAEGAYQVAACLP; encoded by the coding sequence atGTCAGaaagctggcagcagcagcagccacaaccACAGCAGCAACAACATCACGCCGGGACAGCAGCACTCCCGGAGCACTCGATCCCTTCGAGCACTGCTGAGAACCCTCTGGGTTGCGCGGTCTACGGCATCCTGCTCCAACCAGACCCCAATCCGCAGCATCACCAGCACCCTCCGATCCAGGCTGGGGAGCCATCCCACAAATGCGGTGTGTGCGGCCACGACCTTACTCACCTGTCCAACCCCCATGAGCACCAGTGCCTGCCAGGGCACGACCGCTCCTTCCAGTGCACTCAGTGTCTGAAGATCTTCCACCAGGCTACTGATCTACTTGAGCACCAGTGCATCCAGGTGGAGCAGAAGCCCTTCGTGTGTGGGGTCTGCAAGATGGGCTTCTCCCTGCTGACCTCCCTAGCGCAACACCACAACGTCCACAACGGCAGCGCCGTGAAGTGCTCCATCTGTGAGAAGACCTACAAGCCGCCCGAGGCGGAGCCCTCCCAGGCCCTCGACTCGCTGGAGAAGCCGTACAGCTGCTCCATTTGCCAGAAGACCTTCAAGCACCTGTCCGAGCTCTCGCGGCACGAGCGCATCCACACCGGAGAGAAGCCTTACAAGTGCACCCTGTGCGACAAGAGCTTCAGTCAGTCGTCGCACCTGGTGCACCACAAGCGGACCCACAGCTCGGAGCGGCCGTACAAGTGCACGGTGTGCGAGAAGACCTTCAAGCACCGCTCGCACCTGGTGCGCCACATGTACGCGCACTCGGGCGAGCACCTCTTCAAGTGCAGCGTCTGCGAGCTGCACTTCAAGGAGTCCTCGGAGCTGTTGCACCACCCGTGCACGCCCAGCGGGGAGCGCCCCTTCCGCTGCGGCGAGTGCCACAAGTCGTTCAAGCGCCCCTCCGACCTGCGGCAGCACGAGCGCACGCACAGCGAGGAGCGCCCCTTCAAGTGCGACCTCTGCCAGATGAGCTTCAAGCAGCAGTACGCGCTCATGCGCCACCGCCGCACCCACAAGGCGGAGGAGCCCTTCAAGTGCAACCTGTGCGAGAAGGGCTTCGTGCAGCCCTCGCACCTGGTCTATCACCAGCACGTGCACGGCATAGAGAACCTGTTCAAGTGCAACGTGTGCCAGAAGGGCTTCAACCAGTCCTCGGAGCTGCTGCGGCACAAGTGCGTGCAGAACGCCGAGCGGCCTTTCAAGTGCACCGTGTGCAACAAGTCCTACAAGAGGGCCTCTGCCCTCCAGAAGCACCAGCTGTCGCACTGTGCCGAGAAGCCGCTCAAGTGCACGCTGTGCGAGAGACGCTTCTTCTCCTCCTCGGAGTTCGTGCAGCACCGCTGCGACCCGGTGCGCGAGAAGCCCCTCAAGTGCCCCGACTGCGAGAAGCGGTTCAAGTACGCCTCGGACCTGCAGCGGCACCGGCGCGTGCACACGGGCGAGAAGCCGTACAAGTGCCCGTCGTGCGAGAAGGCCTTCAAGCAGCGCGAGCACCTCAACAAGCACCACGGCGTGCACGCCCGGGAGCAGCAGTACAAGTGCATGTGGTGCGGGGAGCGGTTCCTGGACTTGGGCTTGCTGCAGGAGCACAGCGTCCAGCACACCGCGGAGGGGGCGTACCAGGTGGCGGCCTGCTTGCCCTGA